In Fimbriimonadaceae bacterium, the genomic window TGGCCGGCGAGGCCGCCGGCGAGGAGATCGCCCGACCACTTGGCAAACGTCTTGCCGCGATAGACGTCGAGTCCGCACGCTCCGATGGATGGCAGCCACCGGAAGACTGGCATCGTGATCTTCTTCTCAGTAGTCCAAGGCGTTCTGAAGGGAGTGTCGTTGTAATTGATGCTGAACGCGACGACCGGCCAGCCGTAATTCGCTCCGCGCTCGATCTTGTTCACTTCGTCCCCGCCACGTGGCCCATGCTCGGTTACCCACAGATCGCCCTGCAGATCGAATGCAAGTCCCTGCTGGTTCCTGTGACCGTAGCTCCAAATCCCCTTGATGGCGTCGGCAGTACCCACAAACGGGTTGTCCTTTGGCTCGCTGCCGTCCTCGTTCAGCCGATAGGTCTTTCCAAAGGGATTGGATAGCTCCTGGGCGAGCATATTGCCCCCCCGCTCTCCCACCACGAACCATACATGGCCCTTTCCGTCGAAGACGATGCGGCTGCCAAAGTGAATTCCCGCACCGGTGTACCACTTTTGATCAGCCTCCCAAATCGTCTGCTGATCCGTCCAGGTCAGGTCCTCACCGCTGGCCTTCAGTTTGCCGCGGACTATCTTCGTCAGGCCGCCGCGACCATTCTTCGCCGGCTCGGTGTAGGCCAGGTAAACCCATCCGTTCGATTTGTAGTTCGGATGAAGGGTGATGTCCATCAGACCGCCCTGGCCCAATTCGATGACTTCGGGAATCCCGCTTACCTGCCCGGTGACGCGGCCGCCCCTCGCAACGGAGAGCGTCCCCCCACGATTCGTGATCAACATCCTTCCGTCGGGCAGCCACTCGACCGCCCAAGGCGTCGACAGCCCCTGGTCGCTATCCACCACGGTCTCCACCTTGAATCGGTGGTTCCTCGAGTTATAGACGCCACCCGATGCCTCCGGTCTCATTCCCGATCGGCGCAGAGCCTGGTATTGGAGCTCACGGATATGAACCACCAACGCCCAGATTTGCTCGTCGGAAAGGGACTCGCGATAGGCTTCCATACCCATATCGGGCACGCCGTTCTTGATCGCGTCGAAGAAGGGCCGGTCCCACTTCTGGTCGTACTTCTCCAGGGTGTTCAGCGACTTCGTGCCACCCCCGCCGCCCTGGCCCTGAGAGCCGTGGCACTTCGCGCAGGTCTGCTCGTAGAGCTCGGAAACATTGACGCGCGTTCGATTCTGGGCACTGGACTCTGCCGCAACTGCCGCCTTCGGTTCCTCCACCGTGGTACACGCCATCGTCACCGCCGCCACTGGGGCCCAAATCCAAGCACGCTTGCTCACCGCTCTATTCTCCTTCGAAAACCGCCGCCATTGCTTGACTTCATGTGATCGATCACGTCCTGTCCGTCGTTCCGGCGACCTGCGCCGCCAGATCATGCTCCCCTTTTGGGCTCGATGCCGGTCTGATGACGAAGCAACCGGCGACCAACAAGCCCAGGAGGCCGATCGGCCAGAACGGACCTGCCACCTTTCCGGCCGTAGCGAAGTCGATCGCCAGTCCCACGATCGGCGCGCACGCCAAGGTCGCCAGGCCCTGGGCCTGGCCCTCGATCGATAGGATGGTCGCTGCTTGCCGCTCATCAGAAGATTTGTCGAATCGGCTGATGATCAGCGGTCGCCATATGGCTTGCATCACATGGAGGAGTACGAAGGCCGGAATCAAGATTGCGGCAAGACCCATCCAGCCGCCCAGAAGGATCAGGCCGTAGAGGAGGGCGGCGGAGGCCCACAGCGCCGTCGAAGCCCGTTCCTCGTTACCTAGCCGCTCAGCGATCTTATGCGTCTGCCGGCTGCCGAAGGAGGAAAGGACATAGAGAACAAAGTAAACGACACCGACGAGCACTGCGCTTCGCTGCGTGTCGCTCCAGCCTTCCTCACTCTGAACGATGGCCAGGCCGCTCGCGGCGAAGAGCCCGCCAGCTGCGGCTTTCAAAACTGGCTGCAGGTAGTCCTTGACCGCCTTGAAGACTCCCTCGAATCCCATCGACTCGAGCATTAGTCGACGAAGATCGGGCTTGCGGACAGAATGCACGATGGCGTCTCTCAGGTGCCGAGCAACATTCCGTACCGAAGCCTTCTCATCGATGTGAGCATCGAGCTCCTTCGGATAGCCGAAGAAATTGATGATGTTCAGCAAATAGGGAGGAATAGCAAAGAGGAAGACATAGCGGTACCCGTCACTCACGAAGACAAAGACCGCCGACAGGATCACCGAGACGGCCGATCCAATTAGGCTCCATGACCGTGTGTAACCGTAAACTTTCGTCCGCTCGCCCAGGCGATCTTGCAGCCTCAGCCAGGAGAAGATCAGGGCCTTATGGGTGCCATCCCGAAACGACTCGCCGATCGCAAAGAACAGCATCGCCACGAACAGAATTGCCGGAACCGTCGAATACGCGAAGATGACGAAGCTCACGATGTAGGCGGCAAACGACAGAATCATCGAAATTCGCCTGCCACACGTGTCGGCGATGGCGCCGGTCGGGACGCCCATTAGGTTGACGCAGGCTTCCCGAAACGCGATCAGGGTTCCAATCTCGAAATACGACATCCCCTTTTCGAGGAAGACAAGCACGAGAAAGGGCTCGAAATACCGCTGATTCTTGAGGAACCCGTAGAGGCTGAAGCGGAATAGCATCGACCTGCCCGAACCGATCCGATGCTACCGTCTTGCTGCTCCTGGTAGCTTCATGGAGCGATGACGATCGACGACGCCCGAATCGTACTCCTCGCAATTGATGGAGCCTACGAGGGCGAACACATGGGCCATCCCGACTTCCGATTGAAGAAGGGCATCTTTGCGAGCCTATGGCCGAAAAGGGGAACGGCCGTGCTCAGACTCCCACCTGCCATCGCGGAGGCCGCCGTCGCCGATATTCCCGGGTCCCGGATCGCCTCGAAGGTTGGCGGCATGGGCTGGATCGAGCTGCCATTAGGTCCGCTCGAACGCGAGACGTTTCGCGACTTCGCCGGGCTGGCCGCCGAAGCACGCCGCTGACCGCTTCCGGTAGATTCGAGGCATGACGGAGCCCGCCGCGAAGCTCTCGTGGCGAACCGAACTCCCGCTCCTTTTCGCGATTTTCCTAGACCTCGTCGGTTTCGGGATGATCATCCCCGACATCCAGACCAGGGCCGAGCGGCTGGGTGCGGCTGGCCCCGTCATTGGCCTGCTGCTGGCAAGCTATTTCGTCGTTCAGATCTTGGTCTCACCGAAGTGGGGGATCTTGAGCGACCGGATCGGCCGGAAGCCGGTCCTCGTGGGTTGCGGGCTGCTCTCGGCTCTGTCGATGGTCGCCTACGGATTGGCCACCACGCTCTGGTGGATCCTCGCCGCGAGAATTCTAGCCGGGCTGGCGGCTGCCAACGTTGCCGTGGCCCAGGCTTACATCGCGGACAAAACCACCCTCGACGAACGAACCGCGGCGATGGGTAGGGTTGGCGCGGCAATCACCACCGGACTGATCCTGGGCCCCGCGCTGGGTGGCCAACTTGCCAAGTTTGGGGGCAACCAGGCGGTCGGTTTTGTTGCAGCGGGCTTCTCGTTGCTTGGGGCGGTCTGGATCGCCATGGCCGTCCCCCATGTGGCGCCAACCGCTGAGCGCAAACCCGGCAAGGGGCCGGTCATCGACTTTCGACTCCTGAAGGACGTTCGGGAAGTTCGCCCACTGATCATCCTCGCGATTGCCGCTTTTTTCGCGCTCGCCTGCCTGGAAGGCACATTTGGCCGCCTCATAAAGCAGAACCTCGGCCTTGGTGAGGACGCGTTTGGCTGGATATTCAGCTACGAGTCCGTGCTTGGGGTCGTTGTCCAAGCCGCCTTGCTGCCCTGGATCGTTCGACAGCTCCAACCAACGGCGACACTGCGAACGGGCTTTGTTCTACAGGGCGTTGGGCTGGCGCTGACCCCGTTTGCTCCCAATCTCGCGGCACTGTTTGGGTGCAGCACCCTGTATGCAGTCGGAGTCGGCCTGGCTAACCCAACGATCAATTCGTTGGGCAGCGCGCTCACACCTGAGAACCGGCAGGGCGAGCTCTTTGGTCTCCTCCAGGCAGCCCGGTCAGGCGGCTTTATCATTGGTCCCATCCTTGGCGGCGCCATGTTCGACTGGATGCCGGCGGCGCCGTACCTCTTGGCTGGCGCGGTTTCCGTCGTCGTTGCCTTTGCCACGCCAAAGTTCCAAAGCAGCTAGCTATTTTGGCGACCCGCGCAACGGGACGCCCCCTTGCTTCCACAAACGGTATTACCGGCTTTCTGCCGGATTAAGAGAAAGGAAGTAACTACATGAAAACTATATTTGGAAACCGCTTGAGCGGTTTATTGGCGTTGGGCGCCCTTGCGGTATCCGCCAACGCGCAGCTAAACGACGAGGACCGAATCCTCGAAACCATGAAGGAAAGCCAAGGCCAAGTCATCAACACGCTGGGTCGACTCTATGGCGCCGCCCCCGGCGAACTCATCCACTTCGACGTCACGACTCAGCGAACCCAGGAATGGTCCTTCTTCCGAATGACCTCCAGGGCAGGCCAATCCTGGCAGGGCATGAACATCAGCATCGACATCGCCGGAAGCCACAACCTGCTCTCCGGGAGCGGCAATTTCGGGTCCAGTTTGATGCTTGGCGCCGATGCCTGGAATCAGGACGGCACCTTCCAATGGAATCAGGGTGGCGCTGACCTCCTACTCATGGATTCGCTGGCGACCAACCAGCGCAAGGGCGGCAAGCCCGACGAGCACACCGGAACCGAGTGGGTCGGAGACCTCAGCTTCACGTGGGTGATCCACACCATGGATGGAGTCCCGACCGGTGAGGAATCGTTGCGACTCGACTACAGATTTCGTCTTCCCAGGAAATTCAACTGGTGGCAGAGGACCGAAATGAATACCGTTACCGGCGAGACCTTCGGAACGAGCAGCGCTGGCTCGTGGGACCTCGATACGGGTACCGGAGAGTTTAGTGCCGAAATCGTGCCAGAGCCCGTCTCGCTGATCGCGATTACGGTTGGACTTGCGGGACTCGCCGGCCGCCGACGAGCCCGATCAAGCCGCCGTTAAAAACTTGCTAATTGGCGCCGGGCCACCGGTTCAACCGGCGCCAATCATAGCGAAGCCAGGGTTTGCTCTGGCCACCGGAGCTCGATCCCAAAGGTTTCGCACAGGCTTTGAATTGCCCGAAGGTGCTTCGAGCTGGACCAGGCATCGGCCGGCTCAACCTGGTTCTGCAGGCAATATCCGGCCAAGATCCCAGCCGCCTCACCAATGTTCCACTCGACCGGATGCAACCGGTAACAGCCATTGGTAATGTGCGTCGTGGCAAGGTTCTTTCCTCCCGCAATGAGATTCCTCGTCTCTTGGGGAATGAGGGAGCCCAGCGGTATTTCGAATGGCAGTGAGCTCAGGTCAAGCGGGCCGTCGCCATCGGTTCGCGGATGAAGGTCGATCCGGTAGGCCCCGATCCCGACGGAGTCCGGAAATGATGGCGCACGATCCAAGGCCGGGTTGGCGGAGGCGGAAACATCTTCCTCCCGAATGGTCTTGCACGCCACCATGCGGCGAGATTCGCGAACGTAGGGCGCCTCAGCCCACGAATGAAGCTGAAACTCGGGCATGCCACCCTCGCTCTGCATCCACTGCAGCCATCTGAGGGAGAATTCGCGCGCCAATTGCCCAACTTCAGACTCGCTAAGCCGAGGATGGTCGATCAGCGGCTCAAGAAAGTAGTCGTTCTGTGGCCAATTCACCACCGAAACCGACTCTCGATGCGGTGAAAACAAATCGCCATCGATCACGCGGCGGTACGCAAAGAGCGAAAAGTCTCCCTCGTAGGGCGGCAAAGTCTTGATCTCGCCCGTGATAGGGCTTGGAAATGACCATCCAAAGAGAGGGAGGTCGGGGTAGCCGGGCCACACCGGCGACTCGAAGCCGCTCGGCAGCGACACCACCGCTTGCCCTCCGGCGCGGTGCGCGATCGCAAAGCACCAGGTGATCGCCTGCTGGGCCAAGGGACTGGCATGCGATCGGGCGTGCTCTTCCCCCGTCTCGTTCTGGGATTCTGCCCCGATCCGGTACGCCGTTCCCGTTACGGGCAGGAGCTCGCCCGTTTCCGAGGCGTCGATAAACATGCTAGCTGCAAGCTCTATGTCGTCGTCGATCGATATCGCCTCGATCCGATTCCCCTTCATTCTCGCGGCTGCCTGAGGCTTCTGCTGCCAAACGACCTCGATCAAATCGCCGCCGACCATCTCCTCCAGAATCGCGGCTGCTACCTCAGGCTCGTGACCCAGCCGGGAAACCCAACACCGACCGGGATTGAGAAGCGGATCGTCCCGGTGTTGCGGCAGCAGATCGGCCAGCGACCGATAATGCGCCCGTACTCGGTTTCGGAATTCGCGGTAGGTGGCCGTACAGCCGAACTGCTCGATCCAGGGATGCTCGTCCGGAGGCACCATCTGGCTCGTCATCTGACCGCCAAGCCAGCGGTGGCGGCGAACCAGAGCCGTCCGCATTCCCACGCGCTTCGCGGAGATTGCGGCAGCGCATGCGCCCATGCCGTCGCCGTAGACCACCAAATCGGCGGCGAGTCTCTTCACCGGTCAAGGGACGCGGGCCAACCCAAAAAAGTGGCCCGGTGTGATCGGGCCAAGGGTGACAATTTCATTCCAGGGGGGTGCTGTCTCGTTATGTCAGTTGTGAAGTGCCGATTCCATTCAGTAACGCAACCGAAATCGACGAGTGGAGTCTGCCAGGGGGGTGTTATCGGGGCGTTAAGAGCGCCTTAAGTGCCGATTAAGTTTGTTGGTGCCGGGAGCGGGACTCGAACCCGCACGAGTGTGAAGCTCAACGGTTTTTGAGACCGCCGCGTCTACCATTCCGCCACCCCGGCAGGGCATTCTAGGGTACCAGAACCCTTTCCCCGCGCCTATACTGGGATGCATGAACACCGGCTTGAGGGCGCTCCTTGGTGGTCTTATCGATTACGCCGGCTTGTATCCTCCCGCTTCGCTCAAGCTATCCGAGGCGGCGGCGGAGTACCGGCGTTACCTGGCGGGACCGGAATCGTGGATCTTGAACCGGTTCATTTGTCCTTCGTCAAAGCTGGCGGATCTCGGCGGCATGATCGGCAGTGTCGCCGAGCCTTGGCCGGTGACCACGCTGGTTTCGAGCCTTGGAAAGCTGGATGACGAGCTACCCCTCATCGAGGAGTTCGTCGCTGAGTTCGAAGGCACGGCAACCGTCGAGTGTATCGAGGTGAGGGCGACGGAACCCTTAACGGCCCGCGGTCTCCGATCGATCAGCGATTTGGAGGTCGAGGAAACGTTCGTTGAAGTCGCGTTGGGCGACAACCTGCTCGACGATCTTGCCGCAATCGCCGAGGTCGGCCAGGTTGGAGCAAAGGCTCGAACGGGCGGAGTTACCGCCGATCAGTTTCCTTCCGTCGAGGCGCTGGCCGCATTCATCCAGGAGTGCGTCAACCTCGGGATCAGCTACAAGATGACGGCTGGACTCCACCATCCTTACCGCCAATACCACCCGAGCGTCAAAACGGAAATGCATGGATTTCTCAACGTGCTTGCCGGAGGCCTCTTTGCGATGACGGCCGAACTGTCGCGGTCAGAAATCGAGGAGGTGCTGTCCGAACAGAGGGTCGGGGCTTTCGAGATTGACGACCAGGGCATTCGTTGGCACGAGCTTCACGCCACACTCGATGAAATCGAGGAATTCCGTGATATCTTCCGCACAATCGGCTCTTGCTCGGTCGAAGAACCGCTCGAGGATCTGGCGGGAATCGGCCTGTTGCCCTCAAAATCGAGGCGATGAGCTTCGACCCCGCCGCGCGCAGTTGGATTCCCGTCGACCCCTCAAACGATTTTCCAATTCAGAATCTTCCCTTTGGGGAGATCGAGCGGCGCGATGAGGAGGGCATGCTGTCGCCGGCCACCCGCATCGGTGATCACGTCGTCGACATCGGCGTGTTGATCGAAGCCGGAATCATCGAGTCCACCATGGGGGAGTCCGGGCTCGATCTCCTGCTGGCCGATGTGGGAATCGCTGGGTTGAAGCAGATCCGCCAACAGCTGTTCGATTTGCTGCGGGAAGACGCATCGCTCCTGCGCGACAATGCCGACCTGCGCACGCGAGCGGTCCTGCCGGTCGACCAAGTTCATATCGAGATGCCGCTGCCCGTCCCGAACTTCGTGGACTTCTATTCCGGCATTCACCACGCCAGTAATGTCGGCCGCATGTTCCGCCCCGACCAGCCACCCCTCCTGCCCAATTACCGGCACATCCCCATCGGCTACAACGGACGCGCCTCGAGCGTGGTCGTATCCGGCACGAATATTCACCGGCCTTGGGGACAAAACAAGCCCGCGAACGCCGAGTCCCCCGTTTTCGAGCCCAGCCGAGAGCTCGATTTCGAACTC contains:
- the tetA_2 gene encoding Tetracycline resistance protein, class C; this translates as MTEPAAKLSWRTELPLLFAIFLDLVGFGMIIPDIQTRAERLGAAGPVIGLLLASYFVVQILVSPKWGILSDRIGRKPVLVGCGLLSALSMVAYGLATTLWWILAARILAGLAAANVAVAQAYIADKTTLDERTAAMGRVGAAITTGLILGPALGGQLAKFGGNQAVGFVAAGFSLLGAVWIAMAVPHVAPTAERKPGKGPVIDFRLLKDVREVRPLIILAIAAFFALACLEGTFGRLIKQNLGLGEDAFGWIFSYESVLGVVVQAALLPWIVRQLQPTATLRTGFVLQGVGLALTPFAPNLAALFGCSTLYAVGVGLANPTINSLGSALTPENRQGELFGLLQAARSGGFIIGPILGGAMFDWMPAAPYLLAGAVSVVVAFATPKFQSS